CATTCCAGAATCGGTATTGCAAGCAATAGTTGGTCATGTTGACCGTATGAGACCGATCACTCAACGATATGGGCGAGTCTCGGACCAAGAACTTTTGGATGCAATCGACAAATTGGTTACAGATCATGGCTCAACTGAAGTATTAACATGCGTGAATGGCTAAAAGTGATTTTGTTATTGGATGAAATGGGACCAAAATGGGACCAAAAACTAACAAAAGGCCGTCAAACCTGAACGACCTTTACCGTAACCCCCCGAAATATTTGGCAGTCCCAACCGGTTTCGAACCGGTGTCTCCGCCGTGAGAGGGCGGTGTCCTAGGCCTCTAGACGATGGGACCACTTATCCAGCCTTTGTACAAATTGTTAGCGCCTTTTGTCAAGAAATTTGACAGAAAATCGTTTCATAATGGCAAATTGAACAGCTTAATAGCGTTTTGGGCTGTTAACGATCCTAGAGCGCCAACATCCACGGCCCTGATTTCCGCAACCTTTCGAGCAGTGTGTACAATATATGATGGCTCGTTGTCTTTTCCACGCAATGGCTCAGGGGCGAGAAAGGGACAATCCGTTTCCAAAAGAATTCTGTCGTCCGGAATGGTCTGCACTATTGACCTAAGTCTGTCGTTTTTCTTGTACGTGACCGTGCCCGGAATAGATAAGTGACATCCCAATTCCAAAGAACGCCGCGCGTCGGATTCATCCCCGGAGAAACAATGGATGACTACACCCGCAGGATACGGCGCATGCTTCTCGAGCATCGCCAGACCTTTCTCATAGGCATCCCGCAGGTGCACTATGATAGGCTTGTTTTTTTTCTTTGCCAGCTCTATTTGATTCCTGAACATAGCCAATTGCGCATCACGGGGGGACCTGTCTCGGAAGAAATCAAGCCCAATTTCTCCGTATCCCACAACCTTTGGGTTATCACAAAGACGCTCCATTTCTAATAGATCGTTGTCTCCGACGTCTTTTGCGTTATGTGGATGAAAACCGATGGCCGCAAATACCATGTCAAACTGTTCAGCTATACTCAGCGCAACTTTTGCGTCGTCAAGATCTATACCAACCGTAATAATCGCTATTAGGCCGGCTGATACGGCTCTTTCCATCACCGCCGGAACCTGCTCAAGGAGAGGCTCAAGCTCCAAATGGGCATGAGAGTCAATCAATCCGAGGTTGGTCTCGTTGCTACCGTTTGAGCGAAAAAGCGCATTTTGTCCCATTAAAAAACTTCTCCAATATCCCGGATACTCCGGAACGAGTTAATTCAGCTCGTTGATATTACCGAATTAGCTTCCAAGAAACAAATTTATAGCTTGTTGGGGGTTCTTTGGGTCAGAGCGATTTTTTTGCCAGAGCAATCGCTGATGGGACAAAAGGCAGAAAATCCTTAATAGACCAGGCTGGAGTTGGAGACGCGAGAAGCCCCATGTAGCGGTTTACTCGGGCTGCCATTGTCGCAGCCTCTGGAATGCCCATCCCTCCCTCTATTAGAGCAGAGACGATCCCGGTTAGACTGTCCCCAGTTCCTCCAATCGGTTCCATTGTTTCTACACATGGTTCTGAGATTTTGGAAAAAATCCCAATTTGCGAGGCGACGTAATCAACATGGCCTTTAACCAGCAAGTGGCGAGCCGCGTTTTCATTCTTATAGGCCAGTTCTATAAGCTCCGACACATTCATGTTCTCGTTGAGAAACAAGCCTCTTGTGTAAAAAGGATGAGGAGCGGATTCATCAGCAAGAAACGCAGTTTCCCCCAAGTCCGGTGTGAACAGATCAAATTCCCGCGCGACTCCTCCCATTTTAGCGACATACATAAAGCCTGCGTCTGCAATCAGGGTGGGCTTCACGGAGAGACTCTCTATTCGGAGCATGATTTGATGCAACCAATAAACATCGGGCATGAGATAATGAAAAACCAGAAGCTTTTCTTGACGTTCGGGAAGGGTTTCACATAGATGTCTGTAAACTTTCTCGCTGCCGTCTCCCTTGCCTATGTCTCCAGCCAGTAGCGCTCTTGGCGGATCCATACCCATAGTGTTTGCGACTGCGCATGCGAACGCTATCAGGGCGGGAGTCCCCCGATTAATTGGAAGCTCTTTCGCTCCAACGAACAGCTTTCCAGATTTCAAGTGACACTGATCATCCATGAGCGCGTCGCCCTGAACCGGCACAGTGCCCACGATTAACCACGACATTGGCGTATTAGTTCCTCATAGGCAAGGTAAAGGGCATAACCGCAAAGAGTTTGACCAAGGGATAGAGGGGCAGGGCAGTTCGTCAATGTTTTTCCCACAAGTTGGTCAGCAAGGAACGGAACGTCTGGGCAGCCACCACCGGAAACATTGACTATCTTTTCGTCAATCTTGGAAATGGTAATTTTCATGTTGGCGGCTCGAACCATAAGATATTCCCCGTAATCCTTAGTCTGAAACAGGCTTACCGGCTCCAGGGAAGGGTCGGACACCGGAAGCATTTTAAGTGGCTCGATTTTCGAGTGTGCAAGGATGGCAGCAACCTTCAGGCCGCTGTTCAATGGAAATTCAATGGCAAGATCACAACCGGTTCGGACAGAGGGTGGAGGTCCCTTTACCGAGACCTCTATCCCTTCTCGTTTGAGCAAAGTTTCGGCCCTTATTACTTCACTCGTGTTGTTAAAGATCAACAGGCCCCGATCAGTGTGGACATGATTCCCGGAACCGAGGTTCTTCAACTGATTGGCAATGGTATCCAGGAAACGAGG
The sequence above is a segment of the Desulfomonilaceae bacterium genome. Coding sequences within it:
- a CDS encoding TatD family hydrolase; translated protein: MGQNALFRSNGSNETNLGLIDSHAHLELEPLLEQVPAVMERAVSAGLIAIITVGIDLDDAKVALSIAEQFDMVFAAIGFHPHNAKDVGDNDLLEMERLCDNPKVVGYGEIGLDFFRDRSPRDAQLAMFRNQIELAKKKNKPIIVHLRDAYEKGLAMLEKHAPYPAGVVIHCFSGDESDARRSLELGCHLSIPGTVTYKKNDRLRSIVQTIPDDRILLETDCPFLAPEPLRGKDNEPSYIVHTARKVAEIRAVDVGALGSLTAQNAIKLFNLPL
- a CDS encoding sugar kinase produces the protein MSWLIVGTVPVQGDALMDDQCHLKSGKLFVGAKELPINRGTPALIAFACAVANTMGMDPPRALLAGDIGKGDGSEKVYRHLCETLPERQEKLLVFHYLMPDVYWLHQIMLRIESLSVKPTLIADAGFMYVAKMGGVAREFDLFTPDLGETAFLADESAPHPFYTRGLFLNENMNVSELIELAYKNENAARHLLVKGHVDYVASQIGIFSKISEPCVETMEPIGGTGDSLTGIVSALIEGGMGIPEAATMAARVNRYMGLLASPTPAWSIKDFLPFVPSAIALAKKSL
- a CDS encoding DUF3343 domain-containing protein codes for the protein MKKPRFLDTIANQLKNLGSGNHVHTDRGLLIFNNTSEVIRAETLLKREGIEVSVKGPPPSVRTGCDLAIEFPLNSGLKVAAILAHSKIEPLKMLPVSDPSLEPVSLFQTKDYGEYLMVRAANMKITISKIDEKIVNVSGGGCPDVPFLADQLVGKTLTNCPAPLSLGQTLCGYALYLAYEELIRQCRG